From one SAR324 cluster bacterium genomic stretch:
- a CDS encoding helix-turn-helix domain-containing protein, producing MPEILENAVYTREEAEKLLKISRTTMMRLLKTGVIRAAKVGGQYRIIGAELLRVVLPESGYETARDIYRKSREVIHHLEDSLHEESSK from the coding sequence ATGCCAGAAATTTTAGAAAATGCGGTCTACACCCGTGAAGAAGCTGAAAAATTGCTGAAAATTTCTCGCACTACCATGATGCGACTATTGAAAACAGGCGTGATTCGAGCCGCAAAAGTTGGCGGACAATATCGTATCATAGGTGCTGAATTGTTACGGGTTGTGTTGCCCGAATCAGGATATGAAACAGCTCGAGATATTTATCGTAAAAGCAGAGAGGTGATTCATCATCTTGAAGATTCTTTGCACGAAGAAAGCTCAAAGTAA